A single genomic interval of Actinomycetota bacterium harbors:
- a CDS encoding Lrp/AsnC ligand binding domain-containing protein produces the protein MDAYILVQTEVGKAAQVAREVARIKGVVSAEDVTGPYDVIVRAEARTLDDLSRQVLIKIQQVDGITRTITCSVVHL, from the coding sequence GTGGACGCCTACATCTTGGTTCAGACCGAGGTAGGTAAGGCGGCGCAGGTCGCCAGAGAAGTGGCCCGGATCAAGGGCGTGGTCTCGGCCGAAGACGTCACCGGCCCATACGACGTCATCGTGCGGGCCGAGGCTCGCACCCTGGACGATCTCAGCAGGCAGGTGCTGATCAAGATCCAGCAGGTCGACGGCATAACGCGCACCATCACGTGCTCCGTTGTGCACCTATGA